taatttgaaaatttccaaTATCCCTAATTTGGATTAAATCTCAGATCGATGCTCATAAACTCTaaaaacaaactaataacacgAAACATTTGCTATCTTTGCTATAGTAAAATTAATGAGTTTTAATAACATTCGTATAAcgttattataaatattaacaattgCACAGTAGACAACGTTATCGTTGTATTGTTAACTATAGCACACCAACAATCCGCTATCAAAAATGTCTGATCTACTATAACGGGCGATCTCAGAGCGTCTTAGGAAATACTATAATTGTGAACTCATAGAATTTAACGACCGCTATTAATACCTACATTTCCTGTAGTGCCAAGATATTTCGTCAAgtcttttgttgattttattcCACTCTCCGCACTAATACGTTCCTCTAAATCTTGACTCACATTCttagataaaaataatttagacTTCTCCAAACTCACTTTTTGTCTTGAAGCAAGACAAAACCTCTCCAATACCCTTCTGGTAACCCGGATTTATGCCACAGGTGCTTCAGCAAACATGATGAGATCATCTGCGAAGCAAATATGTGACAGTTTTAGCCTTCCTCTCAGGATACTGATCGGTTTCCATTCCTTCGAGTCAACTGCTAACTCAATGAGATGGCACAGCCTCTCCAAACATAGAACAAAGAGGTAAGGCGACAATGGATCTCCTTGGCGCAGCCCTCTTGATGGtgtaaattgttgttttttcccCATTCCACAGAATTGTCATTGATGGCCCCTTAACACACTGCATGTTCCACTGACGCCAATTCTCTGAAAAATCCGCAACCTTAAGAGTTTCCTCTAAGAAGTCCCACTGTACACGATCATACGCTTTTTCTAGATCCAATTTCAGTAGCATCCACCCCTTTCTCCCCTACTTACGCCTCATTGAATGTACCGCCTCTTGAACCACAATAATATTGTTTGTGCTTAGTCTCCTTGGAATGAAACTGGACTGAGCATGTCCAATAAGTTTAGGCATCACCTTCTTCATCCTGTTGACCATTGTTTTTGTAATCTTCTTAAACAAAACACCACACAAACTAATAGGATGAAACTGTGACATCAATTCTGCTTTCAACACCTTAGAGATTAAAACAACCAAAGCGTCATTTGTTGCCTCCGGTAGAAGCCCTCTATAAAAAAGCTCCAGCACAAAGTGAACCACTGATGGACCAACCACATCCCAACCATGCTGGTAAAAGCCAGGCTGAAAGCCATCCGGACTGGGAGACTTGAACGTACCCATACTTTGAACTGAAATCTCCACTTCAACtgcaaaaaaagttttattcagTTCTGTAAGCTCTAATTGCGACAACTTTACAAACCCAGTTTGCAACAAGCCCCCTGCATCCATCgaacccccccccccctcaaGAGAATATAACCTCTTATAGAAATCTATTGCCATTTTCTCCAATTCTTGTTCATCCGATATCCATCTCCCTTCATATCCATCTCCCTTCCACATtctttaacattttaatttgattCTTCCTTCTTCTAATAACTGTGAATGTGTGAAAGAATTTTATATTCCTCTCTCCCAAAGCTATCCACTTCTCCCTAGACTTTTGGAACCAGAGGATCTCCTCCTGCTCAAGAACTGAATCAAGCTTCTTAATccaatcttcttcctttcttaAGAGTACATCAGATTGGTGAATGTCCAACTGATCTTGTACAACCTTAATATCATTTTGTAGTCTCTCCTTTCGTCTTTGTATATCTCCAAACACCTCACAGTTCCACTTCTTAAGCGTGTTCTGCAACCTCTACAAAGCAAGCGGCGTTGTCACCTCCCCATCCCAAAATGTTGCAAGTAACTCTTTAAAACCGGGATGATTCAACTATGCTGCTTCAAATCAGAATGGTCTCTGCTGCGGATTCCCTCTTACCACCGGACTCAACTGCACATATAGCGGAGCATGATCTGATGCCATTAAAAATAGATGAGTGAGCATTGCTTCCTGCCACCTCAAACACGTCTGTGCACAGCATAACACTCGATCAAGACGCTTAGCAACATAAGTATGTACCACCTGCCATGTACGCCATGTGAACTTGTTACCCTTGAATTCCATGTCAATCAGAGAATTATGATTAATCCATTCTCCAAAAGCAAGGGAACCTGGGACAGTCGCCCATTCCCACCTGATATCTCAACCAAACGAACGATAATGTTAAAATCCCACCAATAAGCAGCGGCTCGCTAACTCCTTGCAACACCGCACTCAACTTATCCCAAAGCCCACATCGCCGACTCGGAGTAGGCGCTGCATACTCCACCACCACATTAATAGGATCTAATCCATTATCTACCCTCACATGAATAAACTGTTCAGCAGACTCAACAATAGTCACCGCACCCACAGTAGACCTACACAACAACCAAATACCCCCGCTCTGACCCATAACATCTACTCAAAAGGTATTATcaaaacccaaaccacaacAAAGGTTCGCTGCTCTATCACCTCCAGTATGAGTCTCGAACAAAGCTATCATATCTGTCGGGAACCGTTCAACATATATCTAATTGATCTCTAGAAATTGGGTTTATTAGCCCCCCCCCCCTGACAATTCCAGAAAATGCAATTCATCGTAATGCTTAATAAGTACCGTAGAACCACCGGGGAACACCATCAGACCATCGAGTGAACCACCCCTCCGTCCGGTGGCTTACCATATTCGGCTAGATCATGCTGCTCTACCGCCTCCTTAGGTGGAGAGTGAGCTTAAGTCGCTGATATACTCCCATCGGATGCGGATTCCTCCTCCATCAACTCACTAGCCCCATCCTTCACGAAAACACCGCCGAGATGACCCATTCCGCTCGTCTCCAGTCTCAACCGCTTCCCTGAAGCAGATAACTCAACCTCACTCGTTACCGGACCAAAAACAAGTCCTCTAGTGGGCctattttaatttgctttgaTTTGGGCCCAATAAGAGCCATACCTTTAATAACGCCAGCCCTTTTCTCTCTTGGACCTCTTTTTGGGCTGCCTTTCCCCTTATCAGCTAAGCCCATTTGGGCCTAGTAAAAgtcatactatatatattaatgctTTGTGATTCTTAGCAAAATTGACCAAGATTACCGTGGATAATGTTTTCGTTTTAATAAATTGTCTATCCTTCTATGATAAAATaccttttttaaataaatatctgATTTTGAAAGACCcttattttattctttcaaGATTCAAGTACCTAGGTTTAAATCATTTATTGAGATCTATTGTTTTCTGATATAAATCAACaaatgtaatttatataaagaatttcaaagtttttggaggatcttatattattttttcaagattttatttgtttttttgatatattatgtttttgttgggttttaaacCTTGTTTTTgctagttttgttgcataatcttgtcattctaggttgttttaggaacATTTGCATCTAGTCGGTTATTTCTAAGGATTTTGGAGTGGCTTcatcacatttggagcatttggagtTGATTTGGTgcaaaagaagcaaagaagagtgaagtgGATAAGTGACAGAAGACCAGGGAGTATCATCGGTTTAACCCATCGGCAAAGCATTAGCCGATTGGCACGATCGGTTCCTTCCAACGGCCAAACCACAACCGATGGAGCTTAAGCCGCACATGACCAGGAGCCATGATCGGCCACTTCCATCTGCCAAGACCTCCCAGGTTGACATCATCGGTCAGCTCAATCGGCCAAGTCCTGCTCGCTTCGTTCGATCAGATGAAAGAACATGAGGTATAATCGGCCATGTCCTTTGGCCAGAAGACGACCGATTGACACCATCGACCATGTGAATCGGCCAAGCTGTCCCCGTAGCCGCCTAagtccacacttgttttagctttgatccgggtttgacccagtttgtttCGGATTGACCCGGCTCCcttctatttttctataaatacattaaccttattaaggggagactttttttttgtttgagcggctttttagggttcttaaaattgcttactcttggtttgttgaatgattgagtacttctaagttttcaatagcaatttcttcttcaaatctccTAATCTATAatttcttattatgatttcacaaagatcaagcTCTTTCCTTTgcgtgatcatgatgatgagataATAGATATATAGAACTTTGGactaggtagattagggagatagatgattgatctatGATGTCTAGGGcatatttttgtgtttcctatcttgtttaggGTTAATATTggtagatagccttgatcaattACATCTAGACATTATAATTTCCATGtccagaaggtgtttgatgaaattcctgaaccaacattttcaagagctttgcattcatagccaatggaaattgatgattagggtgcttagtggtatttagacttgttttTAATGCATGCTTATCATGTGATTACCTTTGAAAATTGTTGATTATtgcttgattagcataggatttctatcatggaaatgaattaaTTTGcttaagtgttcttagccataggattgttcttgattgttattTAGTTTGGACGCACCCAAAATTTTACTTGgcaattaattgaaaataataatgaataaaTTGCTTCGTATTAAATATAGTTTAAtgtaaacaaattttgttttgatttggtggAAAATTTAGGAATTGATAAAATTCTCTAATTATAAGTTTTGTATAATTCTATGTAAAAAACAAACTCGTTTGGAGCATATTGggtattaataaaaaatattcaatgttTGATAACCTTCCCTTAccatacaaacaacaaataaatctgTAAATGCTACCAATAAACAAATGTTGAtgaacaacaaataaataaataaccacttacaaataaattaaagaagagaaacaaataaatctgcaaaaataacaaataatttttaacatCCGGAATAATGcaaccaaccaaaataaatcGGCATTATGATTgtcgacaaaaagaaaaaaaaaaaaaagtctatgatTACTTAAAATAAATATGCGATAAGCTTGCGATGAGAAACATATAAATATCtgataaataacaaatatgcATTTCGTCAAGAATGACATTTTATCGAACATGCAGTATACTTTTACaactcatttttttaaaaattcatagaTCAAAGGAAACAAAGGAAACTAGAGGAGAGACAAGGAGGAAAGGAAACTAGAGGAGAGACAAGGAGGAGAGAGTCGTGAGAGAAGATAGGCGGCAGATTACCCCCAGGGGATTAGTCCGGATCTATGTAGCTTGGGATTAGTCCGGATCTATGTAGCTTGGGATTACCcctgagttaacaaaaaaagataggCGGCCGCTAAATTTTGGAGAAAACGAGAAGAAATgtgtaaagagaaaaaaaatgtgaaaaagaaaacatcagaAAATCTATTTCTAGCCTCTCAGTGAATAATCATCAAGTGagccaaaaaataatttagttcaGAATTTGGGgataaaaaaacttagaaaTTTTCAATTATTCAGAATTGAATAAAAACTTAAGTACTAATcattataatttcatatattctgCTATGTTTCATGAGAACTCGGATTTATTAGTAAAAAAGCAAATTAACTTGGGTTACTGGTGTGGTTCTGGATGTATTGACCGCATCTTTTGGTGTAACAGGTTATTCTTTACCTATTTTGCCACATACGTGGGTTCGGTCCTCCAAGACCTGTTAGAGCTCTCTTCAACCTGCTCATGGCTAGATTGATCTCTTCAACCTGCTCATGGGTAGATCAATCGGTTTCAGGTCAAATAGGAAGAACTAGAAAATTCCACCTTTGGAAAGCATTAAAAATTCATGTACTGATTCTTGAATACCTACTATGTTAGAATAGTCATGTGATATGTTCtcttaatcaacttaatttaagatttttgtattttttttgtttatttttaatttagtcatttattaaaaaaaaaatgtctagggagacaaaaaaattaatgtaattaatgtaaaaaaattaaaaaacatccACATCCGTCTTAGGGCTAATATTaatgtaattaatataatttattttaacatcagTTTCTATatattgatgtaaattttgtatcatttttaaaagtgatcTTACCAAAAAATTAGTAGATACATCAATCATCAAAatgatgtaaatatatttttaaatcaatttttctaaagTGATACAAACTAATAGGACTTGAATCAGTTTTATTTAAATGATGtcaaactaattaattataacaTCAGTTAATATAATTGATGCTTAGTTGATTCAtttataaataactaatttaaaataatatcactTAATTTTGTGATACCATTTAAGTGATACAATACAcctatttttttgtagttacTTGTGTAAGCTCTTTGGATCCTGAAAAGTCTAAGGTGTAAAGAGTGACATGACTTTCGGTTTGAAAATTTCGAGTTTTCCTAACCCTCGCCGGCCATGCGGTGATAATCAATGAACATGAAACCACTTTGGGATCTCTGATGGATAAACTGGCGAAGAAGTTCCTAACATGGTGCAAAGCGGTTTCAAGAAGAATTGAGatctttcaatttttatgtataaattttctttattttgatattaatcgtttgtgtttttttggtcgtgaattttgtaaaatttatttgttatatcaGTTGGGAGGAaatataataattctttttgcttattaacataaaaattgacaataattaaataatttattaatactATTAATATCGAATTTTAGAAATTACACAATTAATAgaattatttatgaaaactaacactaattttaaaatcaattatttataattgataggAATAATTATCATCGGTTACtgtaaatgatattaaaaattacGGAGTAAAACTTACACTTATTTAAACATCAGTTTAACTAAGTGATATAAATACTAATATCActtaaataaattgatataaatgttgacatcaattttaaataaatgatatatatttacattgATTACAATAATTGatgtaaaaattttgaatattaacaTCGATTCGATATAAatctatacaaaatatttgcatcaacaaaatgtaaattatttattaaagtgatgtaaattatttttgcatcatttaaaactaatgcaaaaatataaaataaatgatgtactttttttgtagtggtcgtatagggttttttttttttaaatatatttgtttccaaACTTGGATTAGATATACTGTATACATATGAAAATTTATTCTTAGCAGGTCGATTTAAccggatatatatatagaggattaTCCTaaagctgaaaaaaaaactatacaaaaagattaatatataaaaagagaaagatgtttTTGGCACACAGGTGCGCAGCGGTGTAGATGCGTCGAGAGGAGAGCAATAGTTAAtcgaatgttttgtttgtttttgtttaaatatgtACGGTGGAGagaagaaggcaaagaagaTCAGGTAAAGAATGAAACTTGGAAATCATGCAAAGCCACACCTCTCCCTTCAACACATTCTTACGTGTCCTTTTCTCTTCACTCCAAAGCTCCATCTACTACAAAATTTGTATTTCaatccatttatatatatgttcttttagACTTATCTCTTATACCCCCTTTGTGTTCTGTTACACTTTTCCCCTTAGTTCTGTTACCACTTTGCTCTTTAGTTATAGATCATATCAGTCGATATGGCGAATGTGGACCGTGATAGGCGTGGGCATGTCGACCGTACTGACAAACGTGCTCATCTTCAGCCGTCCTACGAAGATGATGTCGGTTACGGTGGTTATGGCGGTTATGGTGCTGGTTCTGATTTTAAGAGTCGCGGCCCCTCCACTAACCAAGTATTATTTTGTGCTTCctttagtttttcatttttcctttcCTCTAAACTAATCACTCACTCGAAACTATGTAACGATTTTCTGAAaacttaaaatagaaaaaaaaatgaaatagtaaAGAATCATGAGTCTCGAACTAATTAGACATCATGTGATTagtccatatattttttttttggcaactgATTAGTCCATATTATTTTCCAAGTcttaggattttctttttctttttctttcacataTGCAATCATTTcttggaaataaataaaattttaaatcaggGTTATACGGCGTCACTTGTATGTTTAATAGATCATGgtcatgcatgcatgcatataATAGGATCATTTCTAGAGGTTTATTGGTCGCTTTtaacattttgagtttttgacatTAGAAAaggtctaaatatatatatatatatatatatatatatatatattttaacaaaagaaaaggtctAAATAAAGAACACTTATTAAATGTACACATGCAGATCATGGCCCTTATAGCGGGAGTTCCCATCGGTGGCACACTGCTAACCCTAGCTGGGCTCACTCTCGCCGGTTCGGTGATCGGCTTGCTGGTCTCCATTcccctcttccttctctttagTCCGGTGATCGTCCCAGCGGCTCTCACTATCGGGCTCGCTGTGACCGGAATCTTGGCTTCTGGGTTGTTTGGGCTGACGGGTCTGAGCTCTGTCTCGTGGGTCTTAAACTATCTCCGAGGGAGGAGTGATACAATGCCAGAGCAATTGGACTACGCTAAGCGACGTATGGCTGATGCGGTAGGCTATGCTGGTATGAAGGGAAAAGAGATGGGCCAGTATGTGCAAGATAAGGCACATGAGGCTCGTGATACTGAACTCACTACTGAGACCCATGAACCGGGTAAAGCAAGGAGgaatataacataaatattgCGTGAGTCTTTTTGGAAGGCGATAATGTAATTTTACCTTTTATGTTATATGTCccagtttctttcttctttttagaatatatatctTGTGTACCGTGCACGTTCGTTTTGTCTTGTCCAAATAAAAACCCTTGttagttaaataataaatgaaaataaacatgtttttttttcgaGATAACCAGAAACTTcatactattttttgtttttgttttgggtgagtagttttcttgcatttttttatttaattaccaACTAGAGAGTCAAACTGGAATCATAATCAATCATAACCTTCGATTTCTCAACCATTAGTTGAGTACAAAATTAGTTGAAAACCATCATTGAGTGAAGGAAGGACACCATTTGGATACTAAGCcgagagaagaagatcaaatgtCTTGTTCGATCGAGGCCTCCCGAAAGAACATTTTGGATAATGAGGCCATCGACACATCGATGATGATAGAACCTTTTGGAATGTAGCTCGGAAGAGAGTTAGGGCGTTCAAGTGAAAATTAGACCGCAATGGTGATGCGATTTTAATCTTGCCATATTTCGTAGATATAAGCTTGCCATTCTTGAAGAAATGCCATGCAAGTGTTCTCTTTTCAACCAAGGAAGCTGATTAATtactgtatctttttttttattgtatatatatatatatatatatatatattagttctAGGATGACATGATCAAACGAAGCTTTCGGGTAAGATGCTGCCAGATTTTATTGGAAAAGGGGTAGTCGGAAAACAAATAGTCGTAGTTCACAAAGATGAGCCACATAAGGCAtgtttgtttgatgtgtttaatTATGCCCCAAGAGGTTACTTGATCcaccatatatattattgtgGGATTTCTTGTCCAATATGAACAACTAGGTCGTTGTGGTTGCATGGCCATGCACCGGGAAGTACCATGTCCATATATAAAGGgatttcttatatatttaagTACACGTATTCAACTAAtatcatttcaatttttgaaattaacccTTTTTGTAGTGGGACTGATGTTTTGTGCCAAACAGGGAAGCCCACAGGACGTAAAGTAAGGTTAAGatgcaaaaatatttaaactatcAGTCATTTACTCATTTATATATTGACAGAACGGGAAGTTTTTTCGTCGTGATTTATAAGTGTCAACTTTGGTGTTGTTACCGTTGCTTCTAGGGAAAAGGTCGCTTATATTATATCTTTGGACTGTGGAAAATTGAGATTATATAAAAGAATGCGTAGACATGAATTGCAAAGTTAAGACAAATGATACCTTCGATCTATTAACCTTAGACGACTTTTTGAGGTTCTTATTTACTTGCATTTATGTGGCATGTAAAGCCTTCTTCTTGGCTTGATGCGCGGTGCTCCTTcactatttttaaaatcaccTTTTTAATCGTGCTCTTTGCAAAATTTCCGACATGACAAACAACcacaaaaattcataattaatttatatcatcaaataattttaGTCCAAAAGTAgaagtaaaagagaaaaagtctTCTAGCAATCATTTTGACACGCAGTTTTTGATAGACCAAAATTATGATCACAAACTTGTTGTGTCGTAGTTATGTCTCTTCCAATTCTTAGCAGTGAAGAATTGTACCTTTTTACCACACCATCTTTTCCTCTCTTAGCTTGAATCACTGCTCTCGTTATTCTCTGCTTTTTTCACCGTACCCAAACTCTCTTTCGACCTCATAAGCTCCACAAACGAACACATCACAATAGTTACTCTCTTCCTTTGAGTACGTGAGAGAGTCAGGAGACAGAGTGTTAAGATCCCACATTGGTAGAGATATGGGAGAGAGTGGTAATATATAAGTGTTTATGGATTTCTCTCCTTATAACCTAGGTTTTGGGAAATATAAACGATGGTCCCGCTCCATAATAGCCGTCGTGAAACAGTTTTGATGCATTGAAGAGAACTTAAGGATTCAGAATGTCCAAAAGCAAAGAAATCAGTTGGAGTTAAATATGTGGACAAAAAATGAAACGGTTTAATTTTAAGGATTTTAAGATTGTGAATCGTTGATTTGGAAAATGTTTTCGAAGAATCGATCACATGACGAAGGGAGAATGTGTGATGGCTCGGTCTCGGGCCTCCTGCCAAAAAGCTTCAAGAACTAATTTTTCTCGCGACTAGGTGGTGCTTTACAATCTGCAATTGCCTTTCTTTAGATATGCACCACCGAAAACTTTGGTTTAATTACCGCTTTNtttttttttttttttttttttttttttttttttttttttttttgacatggaACCATTAATTAGTATAGGTTTCTAATGATCTAATCTGTGACATtatcaatgaaatatttataatttaggaaataaaGATCGTAGAAATGTGTAAATGGACCT
The sequence above is drawn from the Camelina sativa cultivar DH55 chromosome 4, Cs, whole genome shotgun sequence genome and encodes:
- the LOC104783631 gene encoding uncharacterized protein LOC104783631, which produces MGTFKSPSPDGFQPGFYQHGWDVVGPSVVHFVLELFYRGLLPEATNDALVVLISKVLKAELMSQFHPISLCGVLFKKITKTMVNRMKKVMPKLIGHAQSSFIPRRLSTNNIIVVQEAWDFLEETLKVADFSENWRQWNMQCVKGPSMTILWNGEKTTIYTIKRAAPRRSIVALPLCSMFGEAVPSH
- the LOC104780010 gene encoding oleosin 20.3 kDa; the protein is MANVDRDRRGHVDRTDKRAHLQPSYEDDVGYGGYGGYGAGSDFKSRGPSTNQIMALIAGVPIGGTLLTLAGLTLAGSVIGLLVSIPLFLLFSPVIVPAALTIGLAVTGILASGLFGLTGLSSVSWVLNYLRGRSDTMPEQLDYAKRRMADAVGYAGMKGKEMGQYVQDKAHEARDTELTTETHEPGKARRNIT